The nucleotide window CTTGAACACCCGGCCCGGCGTCGCGCAACCACCGATCGAGCCCGGCGACCGGTGCTTGCGCTCGACGCCGTGCGAAGCGCGCAGACCGTGGAACCCGTGCCGCTTCATGACGCCGGCAAAGCCCTTGCCGCGGGTGGTCCCGACGACGTCGACGTCCTGCCCGGCCTCGAAGGTGTCCGCGCCGAGCTCCTGACCGAGGGTGTACTCGGTCGCGTCCTCGGTGCGGACCTCGACCAGGTGCCGGCGCGGGGTCACGCCGGCCTTGGCGAAGTGGCCTGCCAGCGGCTTGGTGACCTTGCGCGGGTCGATCGCGCCGTAGGCGATCTGGACCGCGGTGTAGCCGTCGGAGTCCGCGGTGCGGACTGCGGTGACCACGCACGGCCCGGCCTTGACCACGGTCACCGGGACGACGCAGTTCGCGTCGTCCCAGACCTGGGTCATGCCGAGCTTCTCGCCCAGCACGCCCTTCACGTTGGTAGCCATCGTCACGATGTCCCTGTCAGAGCTTGATCTCGATGTCGACCCCGGCCGGCAGGTCGAGCCGCATCAGCGAGTCGACCGTCTTCGGCGTGGGATCGAGGATGTCGATGAGCCGCTTGTGCGTGCGCATCTCGAAGTGTTCGCGGCTGTCCTTGTATTTGTGCGGCGAGCGGATCACGCAGTAGACGTTCTTCTCCGTCGGCAGCGGCACCGGACCCGCGACCTGCGCACCGGTGCGGGTCACCGTCTCGACGATCTTGCGCGCCGAGCTGTCGATGACCTCGTGGTCGTAGGCCTTGAGCCTGATGCGGATCTTCTGTCCCGCCATGGGGGCGTCCTTCACGTGTCCGGGTGCTGCGGTGGCGATGGTGCTGGCGGCTGGCGCCCGGTGCGCGGCGAGGCAGCCGGGGCTGCCTCGCCGTGCACCGCGATGCGACTACTTGAGGATCTTCGTGACCCGGCCGGCGCCGACGGTCCGGCCACCCTCACGGATGGCGAACTTCAGGCCGTCCTCCATGGCGATCGACTGAATCAGCGCGACCGTCATCTCGGTGTTGTCACCGGGCATGACCATCTCGGTGCCCTCGGGGAGGGTCACCACTCCGGTCACGTCGGTGGTGCGGAAGTAGAACTGCGGCCGGTAGTTGTTGAAGAACGGCGTGTGCCGCCCGCCCTCGTCCTTGGACAGGATGTAGACCTGCGCCTCGAAGTCGGTGTGCGGAGTGATCGACCCCGGCTTGCAGATGACCTGGCCGCGCTCGACGTCGTCCCGCTTGGTGCCGCGCAGCAGCAGGCCGACGTTCTCACCGGCCTGGCCCTCGTCGAGCAGCTTGCGGAACATCTCGACACCGGTGACGGTCGTCTTGGTGGCCGGACCGGGGCGGATGCCCACGATCTCGATCTCCTCGTTGACCTTGACGATGCCGCGCTCGATCCGGCCGGTCACGACCGTGCCGCGGCCGGTGATCGTGAAGACGTCCTCGATCGGCATGAGGAACGGCTTGTCGATCTCCCGCTCCGGGGTCGGGATGTACTCGTCGACCGCGCCCATGAGCTCAAGGATCGCGTCGGCCCACTTGGCGTCGCCCTGCAGCGCCGGCGCGGCCGCCACCCGGACCACGGGGATGTCGTCGCCGGGGAACTCGTACAGCGACAGCAGTTCCCGCACCTCGAGCTCGACGAGCTCGAGGATCTCCTCGTCGTCGACCATGTCGCACTTGTTCAGTGCCACGACGATCGAGGGCACGCCGACCTGGCGGGCCAGCAGCACGTGCTCCTTGGTCTGCGGCATCGGGCCGTCGGTCGCCGCGACCACCAGGATCGCGCCGTCCATCTGGGCGGCACCGGTGATCATGTTCTTGATGTAGTCGGCGTGACCAGGACAGTCGACGTGCGCGTAGTGCCGCGCCTCGGTCTGGTACTCGACGTGCGCGATCGAGATCGTGATACCGCGCTGCCGCTCCTCCGGCGCCTTGTCGATCTGGTCGAACGGCGTGAAGGGGTTGACGTCAGGGTACTTGTCGTGCAGGACCTTGGTGATCGCCGCCGTGAGCGTCGTCTTGCCGTGGTCGATATGCCCGATCGTACCGATGTTGACGTGCGGCTTAGTCCGCTCGAACTTCGCCTTCGCCACGGTGGGTCCTCCTAGACCTTCGTTCTGTCGCCGTCCACTCGGTCCGGCAGTGGGGGTACTACTGGTGGTGGAGAGGGGGCTATTCGCCCCTCGCCTTCGCGATCGATGGGCTCGCCTCGGGGCTCGTTCGCAAGCTCACTCGCCCCTCGCCTTCGCGATGATCTCGGTCGCCACGTTCTGCGGAACCTGGGCGTACGAGTCGAACTGCATGGAGTAGCTCGCCCGTCCCTGGGTCCTGCTGCGCAGGTCGCCGACGTAGCCGAACATCTCCGACAACGGCACGAGCGCCTTGACGATCCGGGCGCCGGCGCGTTCTTCCATAGCCTGGATCTGGCCACGACGGGAGTTCAGGTCGCCGATCACGTCGCCCATGAAGTCATCCGGCGTCGTCACCTCGACGGCCATCATCGGCTCGAGCAGCACCGGACCGGCCCGGCGGGCGGCCTCCTTGAAGGCCATCGAGCCGGCGATCTTGAATGCCAGTTCGGAGGAGTCGACCTCGTGGTAGGCGCCGTCCTGCAGCGTCACCTTGACGTCGACCATCGGGTAGCCGGCCAGGACGCCGTACTCCATGGCCTCCTGGCAGCCGGCGTCGACCGACGGGATGTACTCCCGCGGGATGCGACCGCCGGTGACCTTGTTCTCGAACTCGTACCCGCCGTCGCCACCCCCGGTCGGCTCGACGTCGATGAGGACCTTCGCGTACTGGCCCGAACCACCGGTCTGCTTCTTGTGGACGTAGTCGACCTTCTCGACGCGCTTCGTCAGCGTCTCGCGGTACGCGACCTGGGGCTTGCCGACGTTGGCCTCGACCTTGAACTCGCGGCGCATCCGGTCGACCAGGATCTCCAGGTGCAGCTCGCCCATGCCGGAGATGAGCGTCTGCCCGGTCTCCTCGTCGGTGCGGACCTGGAAGGTCGGGTCCTCCTCGGACAGCCGCTGGATCGCCGTGCCGAGCTTGTCCTGGTCTCCCTTGGACTTCGGCTCGATGGCGACCTGGATGACCGGCGCCGGGAAGTTCATCGACTCCAGCACCACGGGATTGGCCGGGTCGCAGAGGGTCTCGCCGGTGGTGGTGTCCTTCAGCCCCATCACGGCCACGATCTGGCCCGCGCCCACCGCCGAGATCTCCTCACGCTTGTTCGCGTGCATCCGGTAGATCTTGCCGATGCGCTCCTTGCGGTCCTTCGTCGCGTTGAGGACCTGCGAGCCCTGGATCAGCTGGCCGGAGTAGACGCGTACGTAGATGAGCTTGCCGAGGTGCGGGTCGGTCATGATCTTGAAGGCGAGCGCGGCGAAGGGCTCGTCGTCGCTGGGGTGGCGCTCGATCACGACGTCCTCGTCGCCCTGCTTGTGGCCCTTGATCGCCTCGACGTCCAGCGGCGAGGGCAGATACGCCACGACCGCGTCGAGCATGGGCTGCACGCCCTTGTTCTTGAAGGCCGAACCGCACAGCACCGGAGTCAGCTTGCTGGCCAGCGTCGCGCGGCGGATGGCCGCCTGCAGCTCGGCGACCGACGGCTCCTCGCCTTCGAGGTACTTCTCCATCATGTCGTCGTCGGCCTCGGCGATGGTCTCCAGCAGCCGGTCACGCCACTCGCGGGCGGCCTCGGTGTGGCTCGCCGGGATCTCCTCGACGAGGTAGTCCTCGCCCTTCTTGGTCTCCCCGGGCCAGATCAGCGCCCGCATCTCGACCAGGTCCACGACGCCCTTGAAGTCGGCCTCGGCACCGATCGGGATCTGCAGCACCAGCGGTACGGCGGACAGCCGCGACACGATCATGTCGACGCAGCGGTGGAACTCGGCGCCGACCCGGTCGAGCTTGTTGACGAAACAGATGCGCGGGACGTTGTACCGGTCCGCCTGCCGCCACACCGTCTCCGACTGCGGCTCGACGCCCGCGACCCCGTCGAACACCGTGACCGCACCGTCGAGCACACGAAGCGAGCGCTCCACCTCGACGGTGAAGTCGACGTGGCCCGGGGTGTCGATGATGTTGATGTTGTGGCCGCGCCACTGGCAGGTCGTCGCCGCGGACGTGATCGTGATGCCGCGCTCCTGCTCCTGCTCCATCCAGTCCATCGTGGCGGCGCCCTCGTGGACCTCGCCGATCTTGTAGTTGATCCCGGTGTAGAAGAGGATCCGCTCGGTCGTCGTGGTCTTGCCCGCGTCGATATGGGCCATGATCCCGATGTTCCGGGTCTTGGCCAGCGCGAGGGCAGTCTCGGTCGACACCGTGTCTTCTCCGTCGTGTGGGGATGGGTAGTGCGGTCGGCGGCGCTGTTACCAGCGGTAGTGGGCGAAGGCCCGGTTGGACTCGGCCATCTTGTGGGTGTCCTCGCGCCGCTTGACGCTGGCGCCCAGCCCGTTGCTGGCGTCGAGGATCTCGTTCATCAGGCGCTCGGTCATCGTCTTCTCCCGGCGCTGCCGCGAGTAGCCGATCAGCCAGCGCAGGGCCAGCGTCGTACTGCGGCCCGCCTTCACCTCGATGGGCACCTGGTAGGTGGCGCCACCGACCCGGCGGGACTTGACCTCCAGCGCCGGCTTCACGTTGTCCAGCGCGCGCTTGAGCGTGACCACCGGATCGGTGCCCGTCTTCTCCCGGGTGCCTTCCAACGCGTTGTAGACGATGTGCTCGGCCACCGAACGCTTGCCGTCCAGCAGCACCTTGTTGATCAGCTGGGTGACCAGCGGCGACTGGTAGACCGGGTCGGTGACGATCGGCCGCTTGCCCGGCGAGCCCTTGCGCGGCATCAGCCCTTCTCCTTCTTCGCGCCGTACCGAGAGCGTGCCTGCTTGCGGTTCTTCACACCCTGGGTGTCCAGCGAGCCGCGAATGATCTTGTAGCGGACACCGGGGAGGTCCTTCACCCGGCCGCCGCGGACCAGCACGATCGAGTGCTCCTGCAGGTTGTGGCCCACACCGGGGATGTACGCGGTCACCTCGATGCCCGACGACAGCCGGACGCGGGCGACCTTGCGCAGCGCGGAGTTCGGCTTCTTCGGCGTCGTGGTGTAGACGCGCGTGCAGACGCCGCGACGCTGCGGGCTGCCCTTGAGCGCCGGCGTCTTGTTCTTCGCGACCTTGTCCTGCCGGCCCTTGCGGACCAGCTGCTGGATCGTGGGCACTGCATCTCCGTGTTCTGTGGTGATGAACCGATGTGTCCGATTCGCCCCGGATCATCCCGCCCCCGCGGTCGGGCGTGTCGGGTCGCCCTTGGCAGGGCGCCGCGACGCACACCGATCGTGGATTGGCGGCCCATCGCCCGTCCGGCCCCGCTCCGGCCTCCGTGAGGCCCAGCAGAGCGCGCGGACGCGCGCGGATGCCCGGGGCGTCCCAGGCACGGTCGAGCAGGCTACCCGGCGGTGCCGGGACAGGTCAAAACGTCCAGGTCGACGGCTACGTCGAGGCCACCGCCGCCGCGACGACCACCACGATGAAGGCCCCGATCAGCAGCCAGAGGCCGATGTTGATCCAGGACACGATCTTCGCCGCGGTCACCAGACCCTCGCCGGTCAGCCGGCCTCCGGAGGCCCCGATCGCCTCGGTGGCGCGGCCGGCGAACACCAGCGCGATGATCGCCGGGATCAGCGGAAACACCGCCCACGAGACGATCGACAGCACCAGGGCGACGATCGCGTCGCTCGACGTCTCCTGCGGCCGCGCGTAGCCGTAGCCGGCCGGCGGGTAGCCGTGCGGGCCCGGCTGGTACGGCCCCGGCCCGTAGGCCATCGGCGGGTACGGCGGGGGCATGCCGCCGTACGGCGGTGGCGGCGGTGGCGCGCTGTAGTTCGGTGCCGGCGCCGCGCCGTAGGTCGGGGCCGGCGGCTGGGTGCCGTACGCCGGTCCGGGCGGCGGCGTGCCGTACGCCGGTGGCGGGACGTACCCCGGGGGGTTGGTCCCCCACCGCGGTTTCGGCGGCAGCGAGCCGGCCTGCTCCGGCGAGGCTTCCGGTGGCGGCGGTGGGGTGGCGCTGCCGGCCTCGTCAGGGTTCTGCTCGGTCACGACCGCCTCCTCGTCCTGACATCCCGGCCGGGCGTCGGGTCTCAGAATGCCCGACGGGGCGGCTTCGTGGGGGAAGCCGCCCCGTCGGGGACGTCGTACGCCGGTGCAGTCGCGACCGCGGCCGGCGAGCGGAACCGGGGTTGCCCGGCACCGGTGAGTCAGCGTGCGTAGCCGCCGATGTCGTAGTCCTCCAGCGGCACCGCCGCACCGGACGCCGGGCCGAAGGCCGAGTAGTCCAGGTCGTCGTAGGACGTGAACGACGCGTACATGGTGGACTTCGCCTCCTCGGTGGGCTCGACGCGGATGTTGCGGTAACGCGCCAGGCCCGTCCCCGCGGGGATGAGCTTGCCGATGATCACGTTCTCCTTGAGGCCCAGCAGCGAGTCCGACCTGGCGTGGATCGCCGCGTCGGTCAGCACCCGGGTGGTCTCCTGGAACGACGCCGCCGACAGCCACGACTCGGTGGCCAGCGACGCCTTCGTGATACCCATCAGTTCCGGACGCCCGGCGGCCGGCGTACCACCGGACTCCACCACCCGCCGGTTCTCCCGCTCGAACAGCCCGCGCTCGACCAGTTCGCCGGTGAGGAACTCCGCGTCGCCGGAGTCGATGATCGTGACCCGCTTGAGCATCTGGCGGACGATCACCTCGATGTGCTTGTCGTGGATCGACACGCCCTGCGAGCGGTAGACCTCCTGCACCTGGTCGACCAGGTGCACCTGGACGTTGCGCTGGCCGAGGATCCGCAGCACCTGCTTGGGATCCACCGCGCCGACCATGAGCTGCTGGCCGACCTGGATGTGGCCACCGTCCTCGACCAGCAGCCGCGCCCGCTTGGACACCGTGTACGGGATCTCCTCGGAGCCGTCGTCGGGCACCACGACGACCTTGCGGGTCTTGTCGGTGTCCTCGATCCGGATCCGGCCGTCCACCTCGCTGATCGGGGCGACCCCCTTGGGGGTACGGGCCTCGAACAGTTCGACGACCCGGGGCAGGCCGTGGGTGATGTCCTCACCGGCGACGCCGCCGGTGTGGAACGTGCGCATCGTCAGCTGCGTGCCCGGCTCACCGATCGACTGAGCGGCGATGATCCCGATGGCCTCGCCGACATCGACGAGCTTGCCGGTCGCCAGCGAGCGGCCGTAGCACCGCGCGCAGGTACCGACCTTGCTCTCGCAGGTCAGCACCGAGCGGACCCGCACCTCGGCGACCCCGGCCGCGACCAGTTCCTCGATCCGGGTCACCGACAGCTCTTCACCGGCAGACCCGGCCAGCGCACCCTCGACCAGGACGTCACGGGACAGCACCCGGGACGCCACCGACGTGTCGACGTTGTCCAGGACGCGCAGCGTGCCGTCCGACGCGGTCTCGGCGATCGCCATCGGCAGGCCACGGTCGGTCAGGCAGTCCTCCTCGCGAATGATCACGTCCTGCGAGACGTCGACCAGCCGCCGGGTGAGGTACCCGGAGTCGGCCGTCCGCAGCGCGGTGTCGGCCAGGCCCTTGCGGGCACCGTGCGTGGAGATGAAGTACTCCAGCACCGACAGGCCCTCGCGGAAGTTGGACTTGATCGGCCGCGGGATGATCTCGCCCTTGGGGTTGGCGACCAGTCCGCGCATACCGGCGATCTGCCGGACCTGCATGAAGTTTCCGCGCGCCCCCGAGTTGACCATCATGTAGACCGGGTTGGTCTTCGGGAAGTTCTTCTGCATCGCCTGGGCCACCTCGTCGGTCGCCCGGGTCCAGATCTCGATGAGTTCCTGGCGCCGCTCCGAGTCGGTGATCAGACCCCGCTCGTACTGCTTCTGCACCTTCTCGGCCTTCTCCTCGGCCGAGCCCAGCAGCACCGCCTTCTCCGGCGGCGTCACGACGTCGGAGATCGAGATGGTGACGCCGGACCGGGTGGCCCAGTGGAAGCCGAGCGCCTTGAGCCGGTCGAGGGTCGCCGCGACCTCCACCTTCGGGTACCCCTCGGCGAGCCGGTTGACCAAGGCGCCCAGCGCCTTCTTGTCGATCTCGGCGTCGACGAACGGGTAGTCCACCGGCAGGGCCTCGTTGAACAGCGCCCGGCCGAGGGTGGTCTCGATCCGGAACGCCTGGCCGACCTCGCCGGCACCGTCGGCGCTGCCCTCCGGAGCCACGTAGCCCTCCGGCGGTACGACGCCGTGCAGCCGCAGCACGATCGGCGCCTGCAGGTCCAGCGCGTGGGCATCGAAGGCCATGAGCGCCTCGGACACCGAGGAGTACGCCGTACCGGCGCCGTCACCGGCGTCTTTGCGGATCGTCAGGTGGTAGATCCCGAGCACCATGTCCTGGGTCGGCGTGGTGATCGGACGGCCGTTGGCCGGCGACAGGATGTTGTTGCTGGACAACATGAGGATCCGCGCCTCGGCCTGGGCCTCGGCCGACAGCGGCAGGTGGACGGCCATCTGGTCACCGTCGAAGTCCGCGTTGAACGCGGTGCACACGAGCGGGTGGATCTGGATCGCCTTGCCCTCGATGAGCTGGGGCTCGAAGGCCTGGATCCCGAGCCGGTGCAGCGTCGGCGCCCGGTTCAGCATGACCGGGTGCTCGGCGATGACCTCTTCCAGGACGTCCCACACGACCGGACGCGACCGCTCCACCATGCGCTTGGCGGACTTGATGTTCTGCGCGTGGTTGAGGTCGACGAGCCGCTTCATGACGAACGGCTTGAACAGCTCGAGCGCCATCTGCTTGGGCAGGCCGCACTGGTGCAGCTGCAACTGCGGGCCGACGACGATCACCGAACGGCCGGAGTAGTCCACCCGCTTGCCCAGCAGGTTCTGCCGGAACCGGCCCTGCTTGCCCTTGAGCATGTCCGACAAGGACTTCAGCGGACGGTTGCCCGGACCGGTCACCGGCCGGCCGCGCCGGCCGTTGTCGAACAACGCGTCGACGGACTCCTGCAGCATCCGCTTCTCGTTGTTCACGATGATCTCGGGAGCCCCGAGGTCCAGCAGTCGCTTGAGCCGGTTGTTGCGGTTGATGACGCGGCGGTACAGGTCGTTGAGGTCGGAGGTGGCGAAACGACCACCGTCGAGCTGAACCATGGGCCGCAGGTCCGGCGGGATGACCGGGACGCAGTCCAGGACCATGCCCAGCGGCGAGTTGGTGGTGCTGAGGAAGGCAGTGACGACCTTGAGCCGCTTGAGCGCCCGGGTCTTGCGCTGCCCCTTGCCGGTACGCACGATCTCGTGCAGCTTCTCGGCCTCGGCGTCCAGGTCGAACGACTCCAGCCGCGCCTGAATCGCCGCGGCGCCCATGCCGCCGGTGAAGTAGCGACCGAACCGGTCGCGCATCTCGCGATAGAGGATCTCGTCGCCTTCGAGGTCCTGCACCTTGAGGTTGCGGAACCGGTCGAAGACCCGGTCCAGGCGGTCGACCTCGGCGTCGGCGCGACGGCGCAGGCTGGCCATCTCGCGCTCGGCGGACTCGCGGACCTTGCGCCGTACGTCGCTCTTGGCGCCCTCGGCCTCGAGCTCCGCCAGATCGGCCTCGAGCTTCTTCTGCCGGTTCTCCACGTCGGAGTCGCGACGGTTCACGATCTGCTGCTTCTCGACGCCGAGTTGCGCTTCGAGGCTGGGCAGGTCGCGGTGCCGTGCGTCCTCGTCGACGCTGGTGATCATGTACGCCGCGAAGTAGATGACCTTCTCGAGGTCCTTCGGCGCCAGGTCCAGCAGGTACCCCAGCCGGCTGGGAACGCCCTTGAAGTACCAGATGTGGGTGACCGGGGCGGCCAACTCGATGTGGCCCATCCGCTCACGACGGACCTTCGCCCGCGTCACCTCCACGCCGCACCGCTCGCAGATGATGCCCTTGAAGCGGACCCGCTTGTACTTGCCGCAGTAGCACTCCCAGTCGCGAGTCGGACCGAAGATCTTCTCGCAGAACAGGCCGTCCTTCTCAGGCTTGAGAGTCCGGTAGTTGATGGTCTCGGGCTTCTTCACCTCGCCGTGTGACCAGGCGCGGATGTCGTCGGCCGTGGCCAGACCGATACGCAGTTCGTCGAAGAAGTTGACGTCCAGCACGTGGGCTTCTTTCTTTGCGTCGTCTCGTCGTCTCGTCAGTGGTGGCCGCCGCGGGGACCGTCATATGACGGCCCCCGGGGGGCCTCAGACCTCTTCGACGCTGCTCGGCTCCCGCCGGGACAGGTCGATGCCGAGTTCCTCGGCTGCGCGGAACACGTCCTCGTCGGTGTCACGCATCTCGATCGACATGCCGTCGCTGGACAGCACCTCGACGTTGAGGCACAGCGACTGCATCTCCTTGATCAGCACCTTGAAGGACTCGGGGATGCCCGGCTCGGGGATGTTCTCGCCCTTGACGATGGCCTCGTAGACCTTCACCCGGCCCAGCACGTCGTCGGACTTGATGGTGAGCAACTCCTGCAGGGCGTACGACGCGCCGTACGCCTCGAGCGCCCACACCTCCATCTCACCGAACCGCTGGCCACCGAACTGCGCCTTACCACCCAGCGGCTGCTGCGTGATCATCGAGTACGGGCCGGTCGAGCGAGCGTGGATCTTGTCGTCGACCAGGTGCAGCAGTTTGAGGATGTAGATGTAGCCCACGGCGACCGACGCCGGGAACGGCTCGCCGGTGCGACCGTCGTACAGCCGCGCCTTGCCGTCCTCCCCCACCAAACGCAAGCCGTCCGACGTCGTGTTGGTCGAGCCGAGCAGCAGCGCGAGCTCCTCCTCCCGGGCACCGTCGAACACCGGGGTCGCGACCCTGGTCCCGGCCGGCGCCTCGACGCACTCGGCCGGCAGGACCGCCGCCCGTGGGTCCTTCGGGTCGGCCTTCCACCCGGTCGCGGCGACCCACCCGAGATGGGTCTCCAGGACCTGCCCGACGTTCATCCGGCCGGGCACACCCAGCGGGTTGAGGACGACGTCGACGGGGGTGCCGTCCTCGAGGAACGGCATGTCCTCGACCGGAAGGATCTTCGCGATGACGCCCTTGTTGCCGTGCCGGCCGGCGAGCTTGTCGCCTTCGGTGATCTTGCGCTTCTGGGCGACGTAGACCCGGACCAGGCGGTTGACGCCGGGCGGCAGCTCGTCGCCTTCGTCGCGGTCGAAGACCCGCACGCCGATGACCTTGCCGCTCTCGCCGTGCGGCACCTTCAGCGACGTGTCGCGCACCTCGCGGGCCTTCTCACCGAAGATCGCCCGCAGCAGCCGCTCCTCCGGGGTCAGCTCGGTCTCACCCTTCGGCGTGACCTTGCCGACGAGGATGTCGCCGTTGACGACGTCCGCGCCGATCCGGATGATGCCGCGCTCGTCGAGGTCGGCCAGGATCTCCTCGGAGACATTGGGAATGTCCCGGGTGATCTCCTCCGGCCCCAGCTTGGTGTCGCGGGCGTCGACCTCGTGTTCCTCGATGTGGATCGAGGACAGCACGTCGTCGGCGACGAGCCGCTGACTGAGGATGATCGCGTCCTCGTAGTTGTGGCCCTCCCACGGCATGAAGGCGACCAACAGGTTGCGCCCCAATGCCATCTCGCCGAG belongs to Actinomycetota bacterium and includes:
- a CDS encoding 30S ribosomal protein S10 — its product is MAGQKIRIRLKAYDHEVIDSSARKIVETVTRTGAQVAGPVPLPTEKNVYCVIRSPHKYKDSREHFEMRTHKRLIDILDPTPKTVDSLMRLDLPAGVDIEIKL
- the tuf gene encoding elongation factor Tu, which gives rise to MAKAKFERTKPHVNIGTIGHIDHGKTTLTAAITKVLHDKYPDVNPFTPFDQIDKAPEERQRGITISIAHVEYQTEARHYAHVDCPGHADYIKNMITGAAQMDGAILVVAATDGPMPQTKEHVLLARQVGVPSIVVALNKCDMVDDEEILELVELEVRELLSLYEFPGDDIPVVRVAAAPALQGDAKWADAILELMGAVDEYIPTPEREIDKPFLMPIEDVFTITGRGTVVTGRIERGIVKVNEEIEIVGIRPGPATKTTVTGVEMFRKLLDEGQAGENVGLLLRGTKRDDVERGQVICKPGSITPHTDFEAQVYILSKDEGGRHTPFFNNYRPQFYFRTTDVTGVVTLPEGTEMVMPGDNTEMTVALIQSIAMEDGLKFAIREGGRTVGAGRVTKILK
- a CDS encoding 30S ribosomal protein S7, producing MPRKGSPGKRPIVTDPVYQSPLVTQLINKVLLDGKRSVAEHIVYNALEGTREKTGTDPVVTLKRALDNVKPALEVKSRRVGGATYQVPIEVKAGRSTTLALRWLIGYSRQRREKTMTERLMNEILDASNGLGASVKRREDTHKMAESNRAFAHYRW
- a CDS encoding 50S ribosomal protein L3; its protein translation is MATNVKGVLGEKLGMTQVWDDANCVVPVTVVKAGPCVVTAVRTADSDGYTAVQIAYGAIDPRKVTKPLAGHFAKAGVTPRRHLVEVRTEDATEYTLGQELGADTFEAGQDVDVVGTTRGKGFAGVMKRHGFHGLRASHGVERKHRSPGSIGGCATPGRVFKGMKMAGRLGGVRQTTQNLTVHSVDAENGLLLIKGAVPGPKGGLVFVRTAAKGA
- a CDS encoding DUF4190 domain-containing protein: MTEQNPDEAGSATPPPPPEASPEQAGSLPPKPRWGTNPPGYVPPPAYGTPPPGPAYGTQPPAPTYGAAPAPNYSAPPPPPPYGGMPPPYPPMAYGPGPYQPGPHGYPPAGYGYARPQETSSDAIVALVLSIVSWAVFPLIPAIIALVFAGRATEAIGASGGRLTGEGLVTAAKIVSWINIGLWLLIGAFIVVVVAAAVAST
- a CDS encoding 30S ribosomal protein S12, giving the protein MPTIQQLVRKGRQDKVAKNKTPALKGSPQRRGVCTRVYTTTPKKPNSALRKVARVRLSSGIEVTAYIPGVGHNLQEHSIVLVRGGRVKDLPGVRYKIIRGSLDTQGVKNRKQARSRYGAKKEKG
- a CDS encoding DNA-directed RNA polymerase subunit beta', whose translation is MLDVNFFDELRIGLATADDIRAWSHGEVKKPETINYRTLKPEKDGLFCEKIFGPTRDWECYCGKYKRVRFKGIICERCGVEVTRAKVRRERMGHIELAAPVTHIWYFKGVPSRLGYLLDLAPKDLEKVIYFAAYMITSVDEDARHRDLPSLEAQLGVEKQQIVNRRDSDVENRQKKLEADLAELEAEGAKSDVRRKVRESAEREMASLRRRADAEVDRLDRVFDRFRNLKVQDLEGDEILYREMRDRFGRYFTGGMGAAAIQARLESFDLDAEAEKLHEIVRTGKGQRKTRALKRLKVVTAFLSTTNSPLGMVLDCVPVIPPDLRPMVQLDGGRFATSDLNDLYRRVINRNNRLKRLLDLGAPEIIVNNEKRMLQESVDALFDNGRRGRPVTGPGNRPLKSLSDMLKGKQGRFRQNLLGKRVDYSGRSVIVVGPQLQLHQCGLPKQMALELFKPFVMKRLVDLNHAQNIKSAKRMVERSRPVVWDVLEEVIAEHPVMLNRAPTLHRLGIQAFEPQLIEGKAIQIHPLVCTAFNADFDGDQMAVHLPLSAEAQAEARILMLSSNNILSPANGRPITTPTQDMVLGIYHLTIRKDAGDGAGTAYSSVSEALMAFDAHALDLQAPIVLRLHGVVPPEGYVAPEGSADGAGEVGQAFRIETTLGRALFNEALPVDYPFVDAEIDKKALGALVNRLAEGYPKVEVAATLDRLKALGFHWATRSGVTISISDVVTPPEKAVLLGSAEEKAEKVQKQYERGLITDSERRQELIEIWTRATDEVAQAMQKNFPKTNPVYMMVNSGARGNFMQVRQIAGMRGLVANPKGEIIPRPIKSNFREGLSVLEYFISTHGARKGLADTALRTADSGYLTRRLVDVSQDVIIREEDCLTDRGLPMAIAETASDGTLRVLDNVDTSVASRVLSRDVLVEGALAGSAGEELSVTRIEELVAAGVAEVRVRSVLTCESKVGTCARCYGRSLATGKLVDVGEAIGIIAAQSIGEPGTQLTMRTFHTGGVAGEDITHGLPRVVELFEARTPKGVAPISEVDGRIRIEDTDKTRKVVVVPDDGSEEIPYTVSKRARLLVEDGGHIQVGQQLMVGAVDPKQVLRILGQRNVQVHLVDQVQEVYRSQGVSIHDKHIEVIVRQMLKRVTIIDSGDAEFLTGELVERGLFERENRRVVESGGTPAAGRPELMGITKASLATESWLSAASFQETTRVLTDAAIHARSDSLLGLKENVIIGKLIPAGTGLARYRNIRVEPTEEAKSTMYASFTSYDDLDYSAFGPASGAAVPLEDYDIGGYAR
- the fusA gene encoding elongation factor G; protein product: MSTETALALAKTRNIGIMAHIDAGKTTTTERILFYTGINYKIGEVHEGAATMDWMEQEQERGITITSAATTCQWRGHNINIIDTPGHVDFTVEVERSLRVLDGAVTVFDGVAGVEPQSETVWRQADRYNVPRICFVNKLDRVGAEFHRCVDMIVSRLSAVPLVLQIPIGAEADFKGVVDLVEMRALIWPGETKKGEDYLVEEIPASHTEAAREWRDRLLETIAEADDDMMEKYLEGEEPSVAELQAAIRRATLASKLTPVLCGSAFKNKGVQPMLDAVVAYLPSPLDVEAIKGHKQGDEDVVIERHPSDDEPFAALAFKIMTDPHLGKLIYVRVYSGQLIQGSQVLNATKDRKERIGKIYRMHANKREEISAVGAGQIVAVMGLKDTTTGETLCDPANPVVLESMNFPAPVIQVAIEPKSKGDQDKLGTAIQRLSEEDPTFQVRTDEETGQTLISGMGELHLEILVDRMRREFKVEANVGKPQVAYRETLTKRVEKVDYVHKKQTGGSGQYAKVLIDVEPTGGGDGGYEFENKVTGGRIPREYIPSVDAGCQEAMEYGVLAGYPMVDVKVTLQDGAYHEVDSSELAFKIAGSMAFKEAARRAGPVLLEPMMAVEVTTPDDFMGDVIGDLNSRRGQIQAMEERAGARIVKALVPLSEMFGYVGDLRSRTQGRASYSMQFDSYAQVPQNVATEIIAKARGE